In Colletotrichum higginsianum IMI 349063 chromosome 3, whole genome shotgun sequence, a genomic segment contains:
- a CDS encoding MYND finger: MREVNFSIPNVNKASVGITTALYDRRALDCTSTLPLINSLNHLAYLTTSSARIRDILTVDGGIERLVCILKRGRSKDMMDMWKWNLAFQCVVNIGVRGTENVRTRVVEADMVPVIATILDNYIKVTEKCRDKSDDKSKDHHHRHRSHEHRSVHKAPSFTNRSSRVEVDQRASRRQAPPPSIDVSATYAGSSSSSSAVDQQTTEFTPTPPQYPSASSTERPALPAHRHHHHHHHHYRATEARHAVPSPPRQTVQPLAPAVPAAETMEGFVRPVRDVDRLASMINFGNANLTSQPSSPTTPLPPPQMRSPTVRPTSGLAPTSRSRRRPSIRHQNSTVDSDDLVGDDAPSDESPDAEMSGTGNEAAVNIQDITMEEGDSMLAGSTTMDLNTPTVSETQDTGTFNITHRGPVETSNNAATTPAPVPPIGLSPNRPAMVTPPQPAIPNASVPRYLLDRQFVPNAQMLAAMPREEDVLMSLQLLAYVSKYCGLRSYFQKSHLVPRLKIGKELNFLDGENAATDVEEEELEDEYLLPDDFNIFPLVEKFTVRHHSTDMQYWAGVVMRNLCRKDDTRGGIRQCAYYQCGKWEEFTRQFAKCRRCRRTKYCSKECQKSAWAFHRHWCVAATQ; this comes from the coding sequence ATGAGAGAAGTCAACTTCAGCAtccccaacgtcaacaaGGCGTCGGTCGGCATTACGACCGCCCTTTACGATCGACGAGCTCTCGACTGTACATCCACTCTTCCTCTCATTAACTCTCTCAACCATCTCGCCTACCTCACCACCTCATCCGCTCGCATCCGTGACATCCTTAccgtcgatggcggcatCGAGCGCTTGGTGTGCATTCTGAAACGCGGCCGCAGCAAGGACATGATGGATATGTGGAAGTGGAACTTGGCCTTCCAGTGCGTCGTCAACATTGGTGTTAGGGGCACCGAAAATGTTCGCacccgcgtcgtcgaggctgaCATGGTCCCCGTCATCGCTACCATTCTCGACAACTACATAAAGGTCACGGAGAAGTGCAGAGATAAATCCGACGATAAGAGCAAGGATCATCACCACCGTCACAGGAGCCACGAGCACCGCAGTGTTCACAAGGCTCCTTCCTTCACCAACAGATCCAGCCGTGTTGAGGTCGACCAGAGAGCCTCTCGCCGCCAGGCaccccctccatccatcGACGTTTCCGCAACCTATGCcgggtcctcgtcgtccagctctGCAGTCGACCAGCAGACTACTGAGTTCACACCCACGCCACCCCAGTAcccgtccgcgtcctcgactGAGCGACCTGCCCTCCCAGCTCACcgacatcaccatcatcaccaccaccattaCCGTGCTACCGAGGCCCGTCATGCTGTGCCATCTCCACCTCGTCAGACGGTCCAACCGCTTGCACCGGCTGTGCCTGCTGCGGAAACCATGGAGGGCTTCGTTCGGCCTGTCCGCGATGTTGATCGCCTTGCGTCAATGATAAATTTTGGCAACGCGAACTTGACCTCGCAGCCGTCCTCACCCACAAcccccttgccgccgccccagaTGCGTTCTCCCACCGTTCGACCCACCTCTGGGCTCGCACCAACTAGCCGATCCCGGCGCCGTCCTTCCATCCGACACCAGAACTCCACCGTCGACTCGGACGATTTGGTTGGCGACGATGCGCCCTCTGACGAATCTCCGGATGCGGAGATGTCGGGAACTGGTAATGAGGCCGCTGTCAACATTCAAGATATTACCATGGAGGAAGGGGATAGCATGCTTGCTGGCTCCACGACTATGGATCTGAATACTCCTACCGTGTCAGAGACTCAGGATACCGGAACCTTCAACATAACGCACCGCGGCCCCGTTGAGACGAGCAACAATGCCGCCACGACTCCCGCTCCTGTGCCGCCCATCGGTCTTTCGCCAAACCGTCCCGCTATGGTTACTCCACCTCAGCCAGCCATCCCCAACGCCAGCGTTCCCCGATATCTGCTCGATCGGCAGTTTGTTCCCAACGCCCAGATGCTTGCTGCTATGCCTCGTGAAGAGGACGTTTTGATGTCTCTCCAGTTGCTTGCGTACGTCTCCAAGTACTGCGGCCTGCGGTCTTACTTTCAGAAGAGTCACCTCGTTCCCCGGCTCAAAATCGGCAAGGAACTTAATTTTTTGGACGGTGAGAACGCCGCCACagatgttgaagaagaagaactggAGGACGAGTACTTGCTTCCCGACGACTTCAACATATTCCCTCTCGTGGAAAAGTTCACAGTCCGACACCACAGTACGGATATGCAGTACTGGGCTGGCGTCGTCATGAGAAACTTGTGCCGAAAAGACGATACCCGTGGAGGTATCCGACAATGCGCCTACTATCAGTGCGGCAAATGGGAAGAGTTCACCCGACAATTTGCCAAatgccgccgttgccgccgcaCAAAGTATTGCAGCAAAGAATGCCAAAAGAGCGCGTGGGCTTTTCACCGACACTGGTGTGTCGCCGCAACCCAATGA
- a CDS encoding Tfiiic transcription initiation factor complex subunits tfc3 — protein sequence MSRDLERLIESLITDISCYGDLGCTVSHVLESLSIFYKDAQPEQDAAAELTQSKFAEPNQLLWSTAWDWLRARKDIAVGANRKWNHLALSDVLAIPDPDSHDGSADTETPRGVPEGALNIPQTSEQPQTTARKDVPRKRPRIYVAEDRMWEAIAGHAPDYRRVPRLEWMALVGIASTKQQGILQGDLGRLVGQDKRSLPKRTDALADKGYISKRTTLVRGTKTSKMWLTRFAPALPTNPLKATANLHTTVDMSRDALACDLEPVPWRNRWNADSVDYISLAQTIMAVVKAFGIIRYHDLRCKLGILGLRWQMKVAAKTCRFFVQTGAIQYVGATLSGKLFKDCLKFDHDLTHEDWAAYLATGKQKNVSFSSANLVNADLGAGLADTAAKADTSYSESGVRRNANKKHINSRSKWSPDKPLVTTVFDNISAAGAAGLSNKQIGDSTLGSSFRRYLSSISSTISLPTQQPKHLEHFQVTSEMHRKGKSQQYRYFARGSQRVPESIAPEDTVDEEISNKHSTTEVDNGDRFSGLFTDPNVLPDTARAAAGLAALAHVSGRGLNAISKRKAEFLDSPRSKESRGTAVRRAKRMKVAEQADDEALDDRGFSKRVSVEPEPGPSARMSTRRGTRGRLAETETTSLIITLKMDPSVLSNALGATDTKVEVCPVSEDIQDVSTMESKDATSAISEQPTNSSALSAKKTCLTDPSIEEITDPIDAPEVAESIVVASAVTSEDVNVDNTDVVDEDSAEGSPMKRGGRRKKKAAAKQSARGRSKVFKCDNCGGTWKNDVGIKYHLEKSKTTCNPSYLPPLSGPPEALFSTVKRPTPAKRAVAVPRQIKSRHSRSSAIAGSLVDDDQDADQAPENSILVVDPAISTGSSRGRNMGRSGSRQLNASSETRQGVRKRMASQRRCVNLSSVPKPPVSSVQASMSGLINDNAGVVRDMPAEHAPLQPTFKRSQAEDGPNVDEAHVTPEHCNQSLSGIYEPEQPSPSMLKKARVSFGRRDSSPGPAKPRLGRDSHSSRATESRNTHSPVFGASQMSHAEALRASLTDNGTLPEPDIMERALLYILRANGGVFPGGQSLWYAVIATWETSFASEEAPDHQRYKDALARLAKKKQIAVSTHAFKDSRGMMANYQLIRIPGVGATSPAGVAMKTNIIAEHPKVYTPPAFTPRAGFPEEHKYDAQPVFSSRRKLVQGIEVLDAPFYAIKAANERPATPPEGFQSPRKRRKRMVTKEQLTHAEDEGPDGKRRKDIFRIFTDGRADPSDGPSASSRDGTGGFTPRLVFLSPNAYLGQEVPEDVRHASLPNLPDPEPTYPATQVESIMTSNYNITFADADMIVGKNGAWPVHDNSFFETEDRSLTICGWMPDSRWFLRQNLPHSLAEMIKWRGRPKAKLPSSSQYYEFAEQVDACFDWELSTEGMKLLLAESIVPEHIFIHHGVGDLPREWEYPALEWDPANQLSPSALFDIQISEQATTATDHLWGGELGRQRRRKRRQNKLATEPKELVVGIDLKIRTLITLPRDVDLRDVSRRNAGLDETNETILIAAFVVTRTLLGGADRIIEWGLMMTLFPDMALSAMRRFWSKARKDRGTFINQLTERFQIQFIVAYENNEFPPIDFDDYVDYDWPRLIKWTAGLIEDSQELPANKAALERGYSLGSAWTDVTNWRDDYYNFQMSVFNRFEAATSRPATCLVDEDNESMTKPDAEDLVTAMSWLRSLCYTHRDRYAPQDIRKKMASIGGGNEDRIQSLLEQAVETLQGQGVITDSKLKALEGRPYRLTETFLPRFMKWTHEVKFIDAARFKSQLDVSFRQGEKIRIPYVLKDGEVMAMMNLQASGRVIVTTVDVPSIPLGFDPGNYESRKYPKSYYNFGLEIAPTGTYVYDDDLDILRQAKSDKPPRENHNRAIPLWSDFFGEMDIDRWSQVLGAVAFVIATRGPLDVASVCAVLKPYLQEFEVQMVFDWGRRNGVLKGMALGASCTVDEWWWLLIGRQRTCAG from the exons ATGTCTCGCGACCTTGAGCGACTGATAGAGTCACTGATCACCGACATTTCGTGCTACGGTGACTTGG GATGCACTGTGTCTCATGTACTGGAATCACTCAGCATATTTTACAAAGACGCCCAACCCGAACAAGATGCAGCTGCAGAACTCACTCAATCAAAATTTGCGGAGCCAAACCAGCTGCTTTGGTCGACGGCCTGGGATTGGCTCAGAGCAAGGAAGGACATCGCTGTGGGTGCGAATCGGAAATGGAACCACCTAGCTCTATCTGATGTCCTGGCCATACCGGACCCAGATTCTCATGATGGATCAGCTGACACTGAGACACCGCGAGGGGTTCCAGAGGGAGCGCTGAATATCCCTCAAACCAGCGAGCAACCCCAGACGACGGCAAGAAAAGATGTTCCCCGGAAGCGACCCCGGATTTATGTTGCTGAAGACCGCATGTGggaggccatcgccggccaTGCGCCCGACTACCGAAGAGTTCCGAGACTGGAGTGGATGGCCCTGGTCGGCATTGCATCCACGAAGCAGCAGGGTATTTTGCAAGGCGATCTGGGCCGACTTGTTGGCCAAGACAAACGCTCGTTGCCCAAGAGAACCGATGCGCTCGCTGACAAGGGCTATATCTCGAAGCGTACGACCCTCGTCAGGGGCACCAAGACGAGCAAGATGTGGCTGACACGCTTCGCCCCTGCCCTTCCGACCAACCCGCTCAAAGCTACTGCCAACTTGCACACAACCGTTGACATGTCTCGGGACGCGCTAGCATGCGATTTAGAACCCGTCCCATGGCGCAACAGGTGGAACGCGGACTCGGTTGACTACATCTCACTTGCCCAGACAATCATGGCTGTTGTCAAGGCGTTCGGAATCATCAGATATCACGACCTACGTTGCAAGCTGGGTATCCTAGGCTTGAGATGGCAGATGAAAGTTGCAGCAAAAACTTGTCGCTTCTTTGTTCAAACTGGCGCCATTCAGTACGTCGGTGCCACCTTGTCTGGCAAGCTCTTCAAGGACTGTCTCAAATTCGATCATGACCTCACACATGAGGACTGGGCTGCGTATCTTGCTACGGGTAAACAGAAAAACGTATCGTTTTCATCCGCGAACTTGGTTAATGCGGATCTTGGGGCCGGTTTGGCGGACACAGCCGCGAAAGCCGACACCTCATATTCTGAATCTGGCGTCCGCCGCAACGCCAACAAGAAACACATCAATTCACGTTCCAAATGGTCTCCAGACAAGCCCCTGGTTACTACCGTCTTCGACAACATATCGGCTGCGGGTGCTGCTGGTCTTTCCAACAAGCAAATAGGGGACTCTACGCTGGGATCGTCATTCCGGAGGTATTTGTCCTCCATTTCGTCGACGATCTCTCTCCCAACGCAGCAGCCTAAGCATCTTGAACACTTCCAGGTAACGAGTGAAATGCATCGGAAGGGCAAGTCTCAACAATACCGCTACTTTGCGAGAGGCTCGCAGCGGGTCCCTGAGTCGATTGCTCCCGAGGATACAGTCGATGAAGAAATCTCTAACAAACACTCCACGACTGAAGTCGACAATGGTGATCGTTTTTCAGGGTTGTTTACTGACCCGAACGTTCTCCCCGATACTGCTCGAGCCGCTGCTGGCTTAGCAGCCCTCGCACATGTTTCTGGCAGGGGGCTGAACGCCATCTCAAAGAGAAAGGCCGAGTTTTTAGATTCACCACGGTCCAAAGAAAGTCGAGGAACAGCGGTTCGTCGCGCGAAGCGTATGAAGGTAGCTgagcaggccgacgacgaagcttTGGACGACAGAGGCTTTTCGAAGAGGGTCAGCGTGGAACCGGAACCTGGACCATCCGCCAGAATGTCCACGCGGCGCGGCACAAGGGGACGACTCGCTGAAACGGAGACAACGTCCCTTATAATAACCCTTAAGATGGACCCATCGGTATTATCAAACGCCTTAGGAGCCACCGACACAAAAGTCGAAGTCTGTCCCGTTTCTGAAGACATCCAGGATGTCAGCACTATGGAAAGTAAGGATGCCACCAGCGCCATTTCAGAACAACCTACGAATTCGTCAGCACTGTCGGCGAAAAAAACATGCTTAACAGATCCCTCGATCGAGGAGATCACAGATCCCATCGACGCTCCAGAAGTTGCAGAATCGATAGTGGTGGCTTCTGCAGTCACGAGTGAAGATGTGAACGTGGACAATACCGATGTTGTAGACGAAGATTCGGCCGAAGGCTCGCCTATGAAGCGCGGAGGACGCCGAAAAAAGAAAGCGGCTGCAAAGCAATCTGCCCGCGGTCGCTCCAAGGTCTTCAAGTGCGATAATTGTGGTGGGACGTGGAAAAACGACGTTGGCATCAAGTACCATCTCGAAAAGTCGAAAACGACCTGCAACCCAAGCTATCTGCCGCCATTATCCGGGCCCCCTGAAGCTCTTTTTTCAACCGTCAAGCGTCCTACGCCAGCAAAACGAGCAGTCGCTGTTCCCCGGCAGATCAAGTCTCGCCACTCGAGATCGTCGGCTATTGCAGGATCTCTAGTCGATGACGACCAGGATGCAGACCAGGCGCCGGAGAATTCGATCTTGGTGGTTGACCCGGCTATCAGCACCGGCTCCTCCAGGGGCAGAAACATGGGACGCTCTGGATCGAGACAGCTCAACGCATCTTCGGAAACCAGACAAGGAGTGAGGAAGCGCATGGCGAGTCAGCGCCGATGCGTCAACCTTTCCTCGGTACCGAAGCCACCAGTGTCTTCAGTACAGGCGTCCATGAGTGGATTGATCAATGATAACGCCGGGGTCGTAAGAGATATGCCTGCAGAGCACGCGCCACTCCAGCCAACCTTTAAGAGGTCACAGGCAGAGGACGGACCAAACGTCGATGAAGCGCATGTGACCCCAGAACATTGCAACCAGTCTCTTTCAGGGATTTATGAGCCCGAACAACCGTCTCCGTCAATGTTAAAGAAGGCACGTGTCAGTTTCGGACGGAGAGACTCATCTCCAGGTCCTGCTAAGCCACGCCTTGGTCGGGATAGTCACAGTTCCAGGGCGACAGAATCCAGGAACACACACTCGCCAGTATTCGGCGCCTCCCAAATGTCACACGCCGAAGCGCTGAGGGCCAGTCTTACTGACAACGGTACTTTACCAGAACCCGACATAATGGAGAGGGCCCTCTTGTACATTCTTCGTGCGAATGGTGGAGTGTTCCCCGGCGGACAGTCATTGTGGTATGCTGTCATTGCAACATGGGAAACCTCTTTTGCTTCCGAAGAAGCTCCAGATCATCAACGTTACAAAGATGCTTTGGCCAGGTTGGCCAAGAAGAAACAAATTGCAGTCAGCACCCACGCCTTCAAGGACTCGAGAGGCATGATGGCCAACTACCAGCTAATACGAATTCCTGGAGTTGGAGCAACGTCTCCAGCGGGTGTGGCCATGAAAACCAACATTATTGCCGAACACCCAAAGGTGTACACACCACCCGCGTTCACCCCAAGAGCAGGGTTTCCCGAGGAACACAAATACGATGCTCAACCTGTCTTCTCCAGCCGTAGGAAATTGGTCCAGGGAATCGAGGTTCTAGATGCTCCTTTCTATGCCATCAAAGCTGCCAACGAGAGACCAGCCACACCCCCTGAAGGCTTTCAGTCCCCCAGGAAGCGCAGGAAAAGGATGGTCACGAAGGAACAGCTTACCcacgccgaggacgaaggtCCAGACGGAAAGCGCAGAAAGGACATCTTTCGCATATTCACGGATGGACGGGCCGACCCGAGTGACGGAccctccgcctcgtcgagggacGGAACCGGCGGCTTTACTCCTCGGCTTGTTTTCCTCAGTCCCAACGCCTACTTAGGGCAAGAAGTGCCAGAGGATGTTCGGCATGCATCACTGCCTAACCTACCGGATCCAGAGCCCACGTATCCCGCAACACAGGTGGAAAGCATAATGACGAGTAATTACAATATCACAtttgccgatgccgacatgATTGTGGGCAAGAACGGTGCATGGCCAGTACACGACAACAGCTTCTTCGAGACAGAGGATCGCAGCCTGACGATCTGTGGCTGGATGCCGGACTCTCGATGGTTTCTGAGACAGAACTTGCCGCACAGCTTGGCCGAGATGATCAAGTGGCGTGGTCGGCCCAAAGCCAAACTCCCCAGTAGCAGTCAGTACTACGAGTTTGCCGAGCAGGTCGATGCGTGTTTCGATTGGGAACTGTCTACTGAAGGCATGAAGCTCCTTCTGGCCGAGTCAATCGTGCCTGAACACATATTTATCCAccacggcgttggcgacctTCCGAGGGAATGGGAGTATCCAGCACTGGAGTGGGATCCCGCCAATCAGCTCAGCCCATCTGCTCTGTTCGACATACAGATATCGGAGCAGGCGACAACTGCAACTGACCATCTTTGGGGTGGCGAACTTGGTCGGCAAAGACGACGGAAGCGGCGGCAGAACAAGCTTGCAACCGAGCCAAAGGAGCTTGTCGTCGGGATTGATCTGAAGATCAGGACGCTAATCACTCTCCCCAGGGACGTGGATTTGAGAGACGTATCGAGACGGAATGCTGGGCTTGATGAGACGAATGAGACCATCTTAATAGCAGCATTTGTTGTCACGAGAACACTGCTGGGGGGCGCCGACCGAATCATCGAATGGGGCCTAATGATGACCCTGTTCCCTGATATGGCACTCAGCGCCATGCGACGATTCTGGTCGAAGGCTCGCAAGGACCGAGGCACTTTCATCAATCAGCTTACGGAGCGATTCCAGATTCAATTCATTGTTGCCTACGAAAACAACGAGTTCCCCCCCATCGACTTCGATGACTATGTCGATTACGATTGGCCGCGTCTAATCAAGTGGACGGCCGGTCTGATCGAGGACTCGCAAGAGCTACCAGCCAACAAGGCTGCCCTGGAACGCGGCTATTCTCTTGGGTCGGCATGGACGGACGTTACGAACTGGCGCGACGATTACTACAACTTCCAGATGTCTGTTTTCAATCGATTCGAGGCGGCAACCTCCCGCCCTGCGACCTGCCTTGTGGATGAGGACAATGAGTCGATGACAAAACcagacgccgaggacctcgtaACCGCCATGTCATGGCTCCGCTCCCTCTGCTATACACACCGAGATAGGTACGCGCCACAGGACATTAGGAAAAAAATGGCGAGCATAGGAGGTGGGAACGAAGACCGCATTCAGTCCTTGCTCGAGCAGGCGGTCGAGACCCTCCAAGGACAGGGTGTGATCACGGACAGCAAGctcaaggccctcgagggccgACCGTACCGTCTTACAGAGACATTCCTGCCGAGGTTCATGAAGTGGACCCATGAGGTCAAATTCATCGATGCCGCCAGGTTCAAGTCTCAGCTTGACGTGAGCTTCCGACAAGGGGAGAAAATTCGTATCCCGTACGTGCTgaaggacggcgaggtcatggcgatgatgaaTTTACAGGCCAGCGGGAGAGTCATTGTCACTACGGTGGATGTTCCGAGCATACCGCTGGGATTCGACCCGGGCAACTACGAAAGCCGGAAGTACCCCAAGTCGTACTACAACTTCGGTCTGGAGATTGCGCCCACAGGGACGTACGTCTATGACGATGACCTGGACATCCTTCGGCAGGCCAAGAGCGACAAGCCGCCAAGGGAGAACCACAATCGAGCGATACCGCTGTGGTCCGACTTCTTTGGAGAGATGGACATCGACCGGTGGTCCCAGGTTCTCGGCGCGGTTGCGTTTGTCATCGCGACACGGGGGCCTCTCGACGTTGCGTCCGTCTGTGCCGTGCTCAAACCTTACCTGCAGGAGTTCGAGGTGCAGATGGTGTTCGACTGGGGAAGACGCAATGGCGTGTTGAAGGGAATGGCCCTTGGGGCGAGCTGTACAGTTGACGAGTGGTGGTGGCTGCTCATTGGAAGACAGCGAACCTGTGCAGGATAG
- a CDS encoding Urease accessory protein — protein MPHKHTRRDHDPASFDLPPSQIARPLPVQQRSRKALAAAAKNGKNGKNPKTENDGIKKRKGRSKDDDAPRAFKRMMALASGKKQRSGLDNGETVNQKKKAAKKAASVAEKKDESSENAEKSEVPTIRPGEKMSDFSARVNAALPLAGLVNKTERGGKDPLGLKVHKTRKERKMHKLYDQWREEERKIQEQREEDMEEVAERELDEEINGGTFGNFGQTPAAFYGSNQDGKKKKKKGKKGKGADREEDPWAVLKKMRAEAKVGLHDVAQAPPELHRAGREKLLVRGAAVDVSNVPKSAGSLRRREELQEIRDELVSSYRRKREEKLARLAAETSASTS, from the exons atgcctcacAAGCATACCAGAAGGGATCACGATCCTGCATC ATTCGATCTCCCTCCGTCTCAGATTGCAAGGCCATTGCCCGTTCAACAGAGAAGCCGGAAAGCTCTGGCTGCCGCCGCGAAAAACGGCAAGAACGGAAAGAACCCAAAGACAGAAAACGATGGTATTAAAAAGAGGAAGGGTCGTAGCAAAGATGACGACGCACCAAGAGCGTTTAAGCGCATGATGGCGCTGGCTTCCGGCAAGAAGCAACGATCTGGGCTCGACAACGGCGAAACTGTGAAtcagaagaagaaggccgccaagaAAGCTGCCTCCGTCGCCGAAAAGAAAGACGAATCAAGCGAAAATGCCGAAAAGTCCGAAGTACCGACTATTCGTCCGGGTGAGAAGATGTCCGACTTTTCTGCGCGTGTCAACGCTGCTCTGCCACTTGCTGGCCTTGTCAACAAGACAGAAAGGGGTGGAAAGGATCCCCTGGGACTAAAGGTCCACAAGACGCGGAAAGAGCGCAAGATGCACAAGCTTTATGACCAGtggcgggaggaggagcggaaGATCCAGGAACAGAGGGAAGAGGACATGGAGGAAGTGGCGGAGCGCGAACTGGACGAGGAGATCAATGGCGGTACTTTTGGTAACTTTGGACAGACACCTGCTGCCTTCTACGGGTCCAATCAGgacgggaagaagaagaagaagaagggcaagaagggcaagggcgCAGACCGCGAAGAGGATCCCTGGGCGGTACTCAAGAAGATGCGTGCAGAGGCCAAGGTGGGCCTCCACGATGTCGCCcaggcgccgccggagcTTCACAGGGCTGGACGGGAGAAGCTCTTGGTTCgtggtgccgccgtcgacgtgtCAAACGTACCAAAGTCTGCCGGAAGTTTGAGAAGGCGCGAGGAGCTTCAGGAGATACGGGATGAATTGGTCTCTTCTTacaggaggaagagggaggaaaAACTGGCCCGTCTTGCTGCTGAAACTTCCGCCTCAACTTCATAA
- a CDS encoding Cyanate hydratase, producing MSGKLASLDSSMADRLPSHSQVLFDAKAQSGHTFEAIAKHLGRSEVATAGIFYGQVQASDEDVEKLSDLLGVDAASLKPKLTAFPDRGRAGPMPPVEPLIYRLYEIVQNYGYAYKAVMNEKFGDGIMSAICFNTNVEKETDEAGNPWVVITLKGKWLPFTRF from the exons ATGTCTGGAAAGCTTGCAAGCCTCGAC TCCTCAATGGCTGATCGCCTTCCCTCCCACTCGCAGGTCCTTTTTGACGCCAAGGCGCAGAGTGGTCACACATTCGAGGCTATCGCCAAGCACCTGGGCCGTAGCGAGGTTGCCACGGCGGGCATCTTCTATGGCCAGGTGCAGGCGTCAGACGAAGATGTCGAAAAGCTCTCCgaccttctcggcgtcgacgccgcgtCCCTGAAACCAAAGCTGACTGCCTTCCCCGACCGTGGTCGTGCGGGGCCCATGCCACCTGTTGAGCCGCTCATCTACCGTTTGTATGAGATTGTGCAGAATTACGGGTACGCCTATAAGGCTGTCATGAACGAGAAGTTTGGAGACGGCATCATGAGCGCCATCTGCTTCAACACAAATGTCGAGAAGGAGACTGACGAGGCGGGGAACCCATGGGTTGTCATCACCCTCAAGGGCAAATG GCTTCCCTTCACCCGCTTTTAA
- a CDS encoding Ebp2p codes for MVTKSKLKLALAAEKGIDLRKVKEQRKIKSKHRETAKEKEKKAKAQGADGEAEEMDDDEDDDASVISVEGEITLNAEFEDADSDEEDEDEEEDDKLDIEALDDTDSDSDSEVEMEEKLERPAKKTKTTKKTPTEVEEKDDDSEDEEEDPEADDVPLSDLDADEGDLEDVVPHTKLTINNKTALVTSLNRIRIDTSPAVRFATHQSVISSKPTADAVPDVQDDLQRELALLSQSLEAARKGRSLLIQEKVPFSRPNDYFAEMIKDDGQMQKVKAKLIDEASSKKAAAEARKLRDLKKFGKQVQVAKLQERQKAKKDTLDKIKTLKRKRQEGSSNLDTHEADLFDVGVDNEIKSHTNSSGKRDGKRDGGRSGSGVNTKRAKKNDKYGFGGKKRHAKSGDAVSSGDLSAFNPKRMKGGVGKKPQQRPGKNRRKSMSNK; via the exons ATGGTTACCAAATCCAAGCTCAAGTTGGCATTGGCGGCTGAGAAGGGCATCGACCTCCGTAAAGTCAAGGAACAGAGAAAGATCAAATCGAAGCACCGCGAAAccgccaaggagaaggagaagaaggctaAAGCCCAAGGCGCCGATGGAGAAGCCGAAGAaatggacgacgatgaggacgatgatgccTCCGTAATTTCCGTCGAGGGTGAAATCACATTGAacgccgagttcgaggatgccgactcggatgaagaggatgaagatgaggaggaagatgacaaG CTTGACATCGAAGCATTGGACGACACAGACAGCGACTCCGATTCCGAGGTTGAGATGGAAGAGAAGCTTGAGCGCCcggccaagaagaccaagactaccaagaagacgccgacagaagtcgaggagaaggacgacgactcggaagacgaagaagaagacccCGAGGCGGATGACGTGCCGCTCTCGGACCTCGACGCTGACGAGGGGGATCTTGAGGACGTCGTCCCGCATACCAAGCTCACCATCAATAACAAGACGGCCCTCGTCACCTCGTTGAACCGCATCCGCATCGATACCTCGCCCGCCGTGCGCTTCGCGACGCATCAGTCAGTCATCTCGTCCAAGCCGACGGCTGACGCCGTTCCCGACGTCCAGGACGACCTCCAGCGCGAGCTCGCGCTGCTGTCGCAGTcgctcgaggcggcgcgcAAGGGCCGTTCCCTCCTCATCCAGGAGAAAGTGCCCTTCTCGCGCCCCAACGACTACTTTGCCGAGATGATCAAGGACGACGGCCAGATGCAAaaggtcaaggccaagcTCATTGACGAAGCCAGCTCCAaaaaggccgccgccgaggcgaggaAGCTCCGCGACCTCAAGAAGTTTGGCAAGCAGGTACAGGTCGCCAAGCTCCAGGAACGCCAAAAGGCCAAAAAGGACACACTGGACAAGATCAAGACGCTCAAGAGGA AACGCCAAGAAGGTTCTTCGAACCTTGACACCCACGAGGCTGACCTgttcgacgtcggcgtcgacaacGAGATCAAGAGCCATACCAACTCGTCCGGCAAGCGCGACGGAAAACGCGACGGTGGCCGCTCCGGTAGTGGTGTCAACACCAAGCGGGCCAAGAAGAACGACAAGTACGGCTTCGGCGGCAAGAAGCGCCATGCAAAGTCGGGCGATGCTGTTAGCTCAGGCGACCTCAGTGCCTTTAACCCCAAGCGTATGAAGGGCGGCGTGGGCAAGAAGCCCCAGCAGCGGCCCGGCAAGAACAGGAGAAAGTCCATGTCGAATAAATAA